A stretch of Megalobrama amblycephala isolate DHTTF-2021 linkage group LG14, ASM1881202v1, whole genome shotgun sequence DNA encodes these proteins:
- the lrig3 gene encoding leucine-rich repeats and immunoglobulin-like domains protein 3 isoform X1 has protein sequence MKCASIIKSTVSVCLYYITQNPSRCSAIVVCLRPRERAPRNAALIPARWKKVPQRWSGRDLSHNKLRTFPEALLASLPHLSEIKLSNNDFESIPDLGPNAGNLSSLILANNKISRISSERLSSLVALETLDLSNNNIVEVRAGAFPALPLKNLFMNNNRISTLEHGCFSNLSSSLLVLKLNKNRLSSIPPKIFSLPHLQHLELSRNRVRRIEGLTFHGLHGLRSLKIQRNGVTRLMDGAFWGLNNMEVLQLEYNNLTEVSKGWLYGLLTLQQLHLSHNAISRIKADAWEFCQKLAELDLNWNQLTRLEEASFVGLSVLEQLHIGNNRISFIADGAFRGLANLQTLDLKCNEISWTIEDMNGPFSALDNLRKLFLQGNRIRSVTRKSFTGLDMLEQLDLSNNAIMSVQANAFSQMKKLTELHLNTSSLLCDCQLKWFSPWVAEHAFLPLVNASCAHPHLLKGKSVFAVAQDEFVCDDFPKPQITVQPETQSAIKGTNVTFVCSAASSSDSPMTFAWKKDNEVLNDAEIHNQAHLRSQVSEVTEYTTTLQLRHVDFSSEGKYQCVISNHFGSSYSSKAKLTVNMLPYFTKMPMDLTIRAGATARLECAASGHPSPQIAWQKDGGTDFPAARERRMHVMPRDDVFFIVDVKTEDIGVYSCTAQNTAGSISANATLTVLETPSFLRPLMDRTVAKGETAVLQCIAGGSPPPRLNWTKDDNPLVVTERHFFAAGNQLLIIVDAAEGDAGTYTCEMSNPLGTERGNVRLAILPNPNCDSGPAGGVAIGSPSGRGPEEDGWTTVGIVIIAVVCCVVGTSLVWVVIIYHTRRRNEDCSVTNTDETNLPADIPSYLSSQGTLAERQDGYIASESGSSHQYISSSMGGFYMPPKDMNSLCQLDTGSEADMEAAIDPLLCHYQGPVGSLLRRSNRYSPDLPDTFTVCPSEQRPDSYGRKRELYTCSSALEPFDHMMMQLPAETSCVEDCERGECVLGSSGSYMGTFGKAPWRPQQELCSHNGVILHENPYAALHTDSDLDGMEPDTGVYEQPFDNRTIESFPAS, from the exons ATGAAATGTGCTTCCATAATAAAGTCAACTGTATCTGTTTGTCTGTACTACATTACCCAGAATCCCTCTCGCTGTTCGGCGATCGTCGTGTGTCTCCGCCCACGGGAGCGCGCGCCGCGGAATGCTGCTCTGATTCCAGCGCGGTGGAAAAAAGTTCCTCAGAGATGGAGCGGACG GGATCTGAGCCATAACAAGTTACGCACGTTTCCTGAAGCGCTGTTGGCCAGCCTGCCGCACCTCAGCGAAAT AAAACTGAGTAACAATGACTTCGAGTCCATCCCGGATTTGGGCCCAAACGCTGGAAACCTCAGCAGCCTGATTCT AGCAAACAACAAAATCTCGAGGATATCGTCAGAGCGGCTCAGTTCGTTGGTCGCCCTGGAGACGCTGGACCTTAGCAACAACAATATTGTGGAGGTTCGGGCCGGGGCTTTTCCTGCACTTCCTCTGAAAAACCT GTTCATGAATAATAACCGTATTTCTACGCTGGAGCACGGCTGCTTCAGTAATCTGTCCAGCTCGCTGCTGGTGTTAAAACTCAACAAAAACCGCCTGAGCTCCATCCCGCCCAAGATCTTCTCGCTGCCCCACCTGCAGCACCT GGAGCTGAGCAGGAACCGCGTGCGGCGCATCGAGGGTCTGACGTTCCACGGGCTGCACGGCCTGCGCTCGCTGAAGATCCAGAGGAACGGTGTCACACGCCTCATGGACGGGGCTTTCTGGGGTCTGAACAACATGGAAGTGCT acAGCTGGAGTACAATAACCTGACGGAGGTGAGTAAAGGCTGGCTCTACGGACTCCTGACGCTGCAGCAGCTGCATCTGTCTCACAACGCCATCAGCCGCATCAAAGCCGACGCGTGGGAGTTCTGCCAGAAACTCGCTGAGCT TGATCTGAACTGGAACCAGCTGACCCGTTTGGAGGAAGCCAGTTTTGTTGGACTCAGTGTCCTCGAGCAGCTCCACATCGGAAACAACCGGATCAGTTTCATCGCAGACGGAGCGTTTCGAGGCCTCGCCAACCTGCAGACGCT AGATCTGAAGTGTAACGAGATCTCATGGACCATCGAGGACATGAACGGCCCTTTCTCTGCTCTGGACAATCTGAGGAAGCT GTTCCTCCAAGGGAATCGCATCCGATCGGTCACCAGGAAGTCTTTCACAGGCCTGGACATGCTGGAGCAGCT GGATTTGAGCAACAACGCCATCATGTCGGTGCAGGCCAATGCGTTCTCTCAGATGAAGAAGCTGACGGAGCT GCACCTGAACACGTCCAGCCTGCTGTGCGACTGCCAGCTCAAGTGGTTTTCTCCGTGGGTGGCAGAACATGCTTTCCTTCCTCTGGTGAACGCCAGCTGCGCCCATCCACATCTGCTGAAGGGCAAGAGCGTCTTTGCCGTCGCCCAGGATGAGTTTGTGTGCG ATGATTTCCCCAAACCCCAGATCACCGTGCAGCCCGAGACACAATCAGCCATCAAAGGCACCAACGTGACCTTCGTCTGCTCGGCGGCCAGTTCCAGCGACTCCCCGATGACCTTCGCCTGGAAGAAAGACAATGAGGTCCTGAACGACGCAGAGATCCATAACCAGGCGCACCTGCGGTCTCAGGTCAGCGAGGTGACGGAGTACACCACCACACTGCAGCTGCGCCACGTGGACTTCTCCAGCGAGGGCAAGTACCAGTGCGTCATCTCCAACCACTTCGGCTCCTCGTACTCCAGCAAAGCCAAGCTGACCGTCAACA TGCTGCCATACTTCACCAAAATGCCCATGGATCTGACGATCCGTGCCGGAGCCACGGCCCGACTGGAGTGCGCCGCCAGTGGACATCCGTCGCCTCAGATCGCCTGGCAGAAGGACGGAGGGACGGACTTCCCAGCGGCCCGTGAGCGGCGCATGCACGTCATGCCGAGAGACGACGTGTTCTTCATCGTGGACGTGAAGACGGAAGACATCGGCGTATACAGCTGCACTGCACAAAACACGGCCGGGTCCATCTCGGCTAACGCTACTCTAACGGTGTTGG AAACACCGTCGTTCCTGCGTCCGCTGATGGACCGTACGGTGGCGAAGGGCGAGACGGCGGTGCTGCAGTGTATCGCCGGCGGGAGTCCTCCTCCCCGACTCAACTGGACCAAAGACGACAACCCGCTAGTCGTGACCGAGCGACACTTCTTCGCTGCCGGGAACCAGCTGCTGATCATCGTGGACGCCGCCGAGGGAGACGCGGGAACCTACACGTGCGAGATGTCCAACCCGTTGGGCACGGAGCGTGGGAACGTGCGTCTGGCCATCCTTCCCAACCCCAACTGCGACTCGGGCCCGGCGGGCGGCGTGGCGATAGGGTCTCCGTCGGGCAGAGGGCCGGAGGAGGACGGATGGACCACGGTGGGCATCGTGATCATCGCGGTGGTGTGCTGCGTGGTGGGAACGTCTCTAGTGTGGGTGGTGATCATCTACCACACGCGGCGACGCAACGAGGACTGCAGCGTCACCAACACAG ATGAGACGAATCTACCGGCGGACATCCCGAGCTATCTGTCGTCTCAGGGGACGCTAGCGGAGCGCCAGGACGGGTATATCGCGTCTGAGAGCGGCAGCAGCCATCAGTACATCAGCTCCTCCATGGGCGGATTTTACATGCCGCCCAAAGACATGAACA GCCTCTGCCAGCTGGACACAGGAAGTGAAGCAGACATGGAGGCGGCGATCGACCCGCTGCTCTGCCATTATCAGGGTCCGGTCGGCTCTCTGCTGAGACGGAGCAACCGGTACAGCCCGGATCTGCCCGACACCTTCACAG TCTGTCCGTCAGAGCAGCGGCCCGACTCGTACGGCAGGAAGAGGGAGCTTTACACCTGCAGCTCCGCCCTCGAACCCTTCGATCACATGATGATGCAGCTGCCCGCCGAGACTTCCTGCGTGGAGGACTGTGAGCGAGGAGAGTGCGTTCTGGGCTCCTCGGGGTCATATATGG GAACGTTCGGGAAGGCGCCGTGGCGGCCGCAGCAGGAGCTGTGCTCTCATAACGGAGTCATTCTTCACGAGAATCCGTACGCAGCGCTTCACACCGACTCGGACCTCGACGGGATGGAGCCGGACACCGGCGTGTACGAGCAGCCCTTCGATAACAGGACGATAGAGAGCTTTCCCGCCTCGTAG
- the lrig3 gene encoding leucine-rich repeats and immunoglobulin-like domains protein 3 isoform X2, with amino-acid sequence MPQPARAVSFVLLVFHVTGFKAVHGDSDRSEPDQCPSVCSCVGSFADCSGLKHGRIAERLPARITRLDLSHNKLRTFPEALLASLPHLSEIKLSNNDFESIPDLGPNAGNLSSLILANNKISRISSERLSSLVALETLDLSNNNIVEVRAGAFPALPLKNLFMNNNRISTLEHGCFSNLSSSLLVLKLNKNRLSSIPPKIFSLPHLQHLELSRNRVRRIEGLTFHGLHGLRSLKIQRNGVTRLMDGAFWGLNNMEVLQLEYNNLTEVSKGWLYGLLTLQQLHLSHNAISRIKADAWEFCQKLAELDLNWNQLTRLEEASFVGLSVLEQLHIGNNRISFIADGAFRGLANLQTLDLKCNEISWTIEDMNGPFSALDNLRKLFLQGNRIRSVTRKSFTGLDMLEQLDLSNNAIMSVQANAFSQMKKLTELHLNTSSLLCDCQLKWFSPWVAEHAFLPLVNASCAHPHLLKGKSVFAVAQDEFVCDDFPKPQITVQPETQSAIKGTNVTFVCSAASSSDSPMTFAWKKDNEVLNDAEIHNQAHLRSQVSEVTEYTTTLQLRHVDFSSEGKYQCVISNHFGSSYSSKAKLTVNMLPYFTKMPMDLTIRAGATARLECAASGHPSPQIAWQKDGGTDFPAARERRMHVMPRDDVFFIVDVKTEDIGVYSCTAQNTAGSISANATLTVLETPSFLRPLMDRTVAKGETAVLQCIAGGSPPPRLNWTKDDNPLVVTERHFFAAGNQLLIIVDAAEGDAGTYTCEMSNPLGTERGNVRLAILPNPNCDSGPAGGVAIGSPSGRGPEEDGWTTVGIVIIAVVCCVVGTSLVWVVIIYHTRRRNEDCSVTNTDETNLPADIPSYLSSQGTLAERQDGYIASESGSSHQYISSSMGGFYMPPKDMNSLCQLDTGSEADMEAAIDPLLCHYQGPVGSLLRRSNRYSPDLPDTFTVCPSEQRPDSYGRKRELYTCSSALEPFDHMMMQLPAETSCVEDCERGECVLGSSGSYMGTFGKAPWRPQQELCSHNGVILHENPYAALHTDSDLDGMEPDTGVYEQPFDNRTIESFPAS; translated from the exons ATGCCGCAGCCCGCTCGCGCTGTGAGCTTCGTGCTGCTCGTGTTTCACGTTACGGGATTTAAAGCGGTTCACGGAGACTCGGACCGCTCGGAACCGGACCAGTGCCCGTCTGTGTGCTCGTGTGTGGGATCTTTCGCCGACTGCAGTGGATTAAAACACGGCCGGATCGCGGAGCGGCTGCCCGCGCGGATCACGCGTCT GGATCTGAGCCATAACAAGTTACGCACGTTTCCTGAAGCGCTGTTGGCCAGCCTGCCGCACCTCAGCGAAAT AAAACTGAGTAACAATGACTTCGAGTCCATCCCGGATTTGGGCCCAAACGCTGGAAACCTCAGCAGCCTGATTCT AGCAAACAACAAAATCTCGAGGATATCGTCAGAGCGGCTCAGTTCGTTGGTCGCCCTGGAGACGCTGGACCTTAGCAACAACAATATTGTGGAGGTTCGGGCCGGGGCTTTTCCTGCACTTCCTCTGAAAAACCT GTTCATGAATAATAACCGTATTTCTACGCTGGAGCACGGCTGCTTCAGTAATCTGTCCAGCTCGCTGCTGGTGTTAAAACTCAACAAAAACCGCCTGAGCTCCATCCCGCCCAAGATCTTCTCGCTGCCCCACCTGCAGCACCT GGAGCTGAGCAGGAACCGCGTGCGGCGCATCGAGGGTCTGACGTTCCACGGGCTGCACGGCCTGCGCTCGCTGAAGATCCAGAGGAACGGTGTCACACGCCTCATGGACGGGGCTTTCTGGGGTCTGAACAACATGGAAGTGCT acAGCTGGAGTACAATAACCTGACGGAGGTGAGTAAAGGCTGGCTCTACGGACTCCTGACGCTGCAGCAGCTGCATCTGTCTCACAACGCCATCAGCCGCATCAAAGCCGACGCGTGGGAGTTCTGCCAGAAACTCGCTGAGCT TGATCTGAACTGGAACCAGCTGACCCGTTTGGAGGAAGCCAGTTTTGTTGGACTCAGTGTCCTCGAGCAGCTCCACATCGGAAACAACCGGATCAGTTTCATCGCAGACGGAGCGTTTCGAGGCCTCGCCAACCTGCAGACGCT AGATCTGAAGTGTAACGAGATCTCATGGACCATCGAGGACATGAACGGCCCTTTCTCTGCTCTGGACAATCTGAGGAAGCT GTTCCTCCAAGGGAATCGCATCCGATCGGTCACCAGGAAGTCTTTCACAGGCCTGGACATGCTGGAGCAGCT GGATTTGAGCAACAACGCCATCATGTCGGTGCAGGCCAATGCGTTCTCTCAGATGAAGAAGCTGACGGAGCT GCACCTGAACACGTCCAGCCTGCTGTGCGACTGCCAGCTCAAGTGGTTTTCTCCGTGGGTGGCAGAACATGCTTTCCTTCCTCTGGTGAACGCCAGCTGCGCCCATCCACATCTGCTGAAGGGCAAGAGCGTCTTTGCCGTCGCCCAGGATGAGTTTGTGTGCG ATGATTTCCCCAAACCCCAGATCACCGTGCAGCCCGAGACACAATCAGCCATCAAAGGCACCAACGTGACCTTCGTCTGCTCGGCGGCCAGTTCCAGCGACTCCCCGATGACCTTCGCCTGGAAGAAAGACAATGAGGTCCTGAACGACGCAGAGATCCATAACCAGGCGCACCTGCGGTCTCAGGTCAGCGAGGTGACGGAGTACACCACCACACTGCAGCTGCGCCACGTGGACTTCTCCAGCGAGGGCAAGTACCAGTGCGTCATCTCCAACCACTTCGGCTCCTCGTACTCCAGCAAAGCCAAGCTGACCGTCAACA TGCTGCCATACTTCACCAAAATGCCCATGGATCTGACGATCCGTGCCGGAGCCACGGCCCGACTGGAGTGCGCCGCCAGTGGACATCCGTCGCCTCAGATCGCCTGGCAGAAGGACGGAGGGACGGACTTCCCAGCGGCCCGTGAGCGGCGCATGCACGTCATGCCGAGAGACGACGTGTTCTTCATCGTGGACGTGAAGACGGAAGACATCGGCGTATACAGCTGCACTGCACAAAACACGGCCGGGTCCATCTCGGCTAACGCTACTCTAACGGTGTTGG AAACACCGTCGTTCCTGCGTCCGCTGATGGACCGTACGGTGGCGAAGGGCGAGACGGCGGTGCTGCAGTGTATCGCCGGCGGGAGTCCTCCTCCCCGACTCAACTGGACCAAAGACGACAACCCGCTAGTCGTGACCGAGCGACACTTCTTCGCTGCCGGGAACCAGCTGCTGATCATCGTGGACGCCGCCGAGGGAGACGCGGGAACCTACACGTGCGAGATGTCCAACCCGTTGGGCACGGAGCGTGGGAACGTGCGTCTGGCCATCCTTCCCAACCCCAACTGCGACTCGGGCCCGGCGGGCGGCGTGGCGATAGGGTCTCCGTCGGGCAGAGGGCCGGAGGAGGACGGATGGACCACGGTGGGCATCGTGATCATCGCGGTGGTGTGCTGCGTGGTGGGAACGTCTCTAGTGTGGGTGGTGATCATCTACCACACGCGGCGACGCAACGAGGACTGCAGCGTCACCAACACAG ATGAGACGAATCTACCGGCGGACATCCCGAGCTATCTGTCGTCTCAGGGGACGCTAGCGGAGCGCCAGGACGGGTATATCGCGTCTGAGAGCGGCAGCAGCCATCAGTACATCAGCTCCTCCATGGGCGGATTTTACATGCCGCCCAAAGACATGAACA GCCTCTGCCAGCTGGACACAGGAAGTGAAGCAGACATGGAGGCGGCGATCGACCCGCTGCTCTGCCATTATCAGGGTCCGGTCGGCTCTCTGCTGAGACGGAGCAACCGGTACAGCCCGGATCTGCCCGACACCTTCACAG TCTGTCCGTCAGAGCAGCGGCCCGACTCGTACGGCAGGAAGAGGGAGCTTTACACCTGCAGCTCCGCCCTCGAACCCTTCGATCACATGATGATGCAGCTGCCCGCCGAGACTTCCTGCGTGGAGGACTGTGAGCGAGGAGAGTGCGTTCTGGGCTCCTCGGGGTCATATATGG GAACGTTCGGGAAGGCGCCGTGGCGGCCGCAGCAGGAGCTGTGCTCTCATAACGGAGTCATTCTTCACGAGAATCCGTACGCAGCGCTTCACACCGACTCGGACCTCGACGGGATGGAGCCGGACACCGGCGTGTACGAGCAGCCCTTCGATAACAGGACGATAGAGAGCTTTCCCGCCTCGTAG